In one window of Erythrolamprus reginae isolate rEryReg1 chromosome 1, rEryReg1.hap1, whole genome shotgun sequence DNA:
- the CHRNA2 gene encoding neuronal acetylcholine receptor subunit alpha-2 encodes MELFMSGFPASWLILSFWFVLLSESASLQGRTQTQAEERLFRYLFHAYNRWSRPVPNTSDVVIVRFGLSIAQLIDVDEKNQMMTTNVWLKQEWNDYKLQWNPTDFDNVTSIRVPSEMIWIPDIVLYNNADGEFAVTHMIKAHLFSNGSVKWVPPAIYKSSCSIDVTFFPFDQQNCKMKFGSWTYDKAKIDLESMEHHVDLKDYWESGEWAIISAVGTYNTKKYDCCSEIYPDITYSFIIRRLPLFYTINLIIPCLLISCLTVLVFYLPSDCGEKITLCISVLLSLTVFLLLITEIIPSTSLVIPLIGEYLLFTMIFVTLSIVITVFVLNVHHRSPSTHKMPHWVQNVFLDFIPRWLFMKRPPVIASGLRVTSEEVIAQYDMPPESLSTSQCWLETDVDDRWDEEEENHEEMIQAGRLPLQSICHHQCLQYRYTSAQHLGRRFVELVHRPATIKTENSASSEQGIRLSPSILKALEGVHFIANHLRAEDADFSVKEDWKYVAMVIDRIFLWMFIFVCLLGTIGLFLPPFLAGMI; translated from the exons ATGGAGCTGTTTATGAGTGGATTTCCAGCTTCCTGGCTCATCCTATCCTTTTGGTTTGTGCTGTTGTCAG AATCTGCATCTCTCCAAGGCCGGACACAAACCCAGGCAGAAGAACGGCTCTTCAGATATCTTTTCCATGCTTATAACCGGTGGTCCAGGCCAGTCCCCAATACCTCTGATGTTGTGATTGTCAGGTTTGGACTGTCCATAGCTCAGCTAATTGATGTG GATGAAAAGAATCAAATGATGACCACAAATGTTTGGCTGAAACAG GAATGGAATGACTACAAGCTCCAGTGGAATCCAACAGATTTTGACAACGTGACTTCTATTCGAGTACCTTCTGAGATGATTTGGATCCCAGATATTGTGCTGTATAACAA CGCCGATGGAGAGTTTGCTGTCACCCACATGATAAAGGCTCACCTTTTCTCTAATGGCAGTGTGAAGTGGGTGCCGCCAGCCATCTATAAGAGCTCCTGCAGCATTGATGTGACCTTCTTCCCTTTCGATCAGCAGAACTGCAAAATGAAATTCGGTTCATGGACTTATGACAAGGCCAAGATTGACCTGGAGAGCATGGAGCACCACGTTGACCTTAAGGACTACTGGGAAAGTGGGGAGTGGGCCATTATCAGTGCGGTGGGCACCTACAATACCAAGAAATACGATTGTTGCAGTGAGATCTACCCTGATATCACTTACAGCTTCATCATTCGCCGTTTGCCTCTCTTCTACACCATTAATCTCATTATCCCTTGCCTTCTCATTTCCTGCTTGACTGTGTTGGTCTTCTACCTGCCATCCGACTGTGGTGAGAAGATCACCTTGTGcatctctgtccttctgtccctCACTGTCTTCCTCCTACTTATCACTGAAATCATCCCATCCACTTCCCTAGTTATCCCGCTGATTGGCGAATATTTGCTTTTCACCATGATCTTTGTCACCCTCTCCATCGTCATCACAGTCTTTGTTCTCAACGTCCACCACCGCTCACCCAGTACTCACAAGATGCCACACTGGGTCCAGAACGTTTTTCTGGATTTCATTCCTCGCTGGCTCTTCATGAAACGCCCTCCAGTCATAGCTTCAGGGTTGAGGGTGACCAGTGAAGAAGTGATTGCGCAATACGACATGCCTCCCGAAAGTCTCAGCACTTCACAGTGTTGGCTGGAGACAGACGTGGACGACAGgtgggatgaggaagaggagaatcATGAAGAGATGATTCAGGCTGGCCGGCTACCCCTGCAAAGCATTTGTCACCACCAATGCCTTCAGTATCGCTACACCAGTGCTCAACATCTGGGAAGGAGATTTGTGGAGCTGGTTCATCGCCCAGCCACTATCAAAACAGAAAATTCAGCTTCATCTGAGCAGGGCATCCGTCTGTCTCCAAGCATCTTGAAGGCGCTGGAAGGGGTGCACTTCATAGCAAATCACCTGAGGGCTGAGGATGCAGATTTCTCG GTCAAAGAAGATTGGAAATATGTTGCCATGGTGATTGACCGCATCTTCCTCTGGATGTTTATCTTTGTCTGTTTGCTGGGGACCATTGGacttttccttcctccatttctggcAGGCATGATCTAG